In Suncus etruscus isolate mSunEtr1 chromosome 9, mSunEtr1.pri.cur, whole genome shotgun sequence, the genomic window GGTGGGCCTGGGCACACTGCAGTGCCAGGGGCGTCAGCGCGGCCTCGTTCTCGTTAGTCCAGGCCAGCAGGAACTGGCACTTCTTCCGCGCCCGGTACAGGCGATCTCGCTCCTCCCCGGCAGCGGTAGCAGCAGCCAGTTTTCGAGCTTGGCCGAGGGTCCGCGCCAGGTGGCCCAGCGCCGCCAGCGTGTAGTTCTTCTGGGTGGCCTGGCCTTCCCCCAGCAGGATGCGGGCGGCCTCGCGCATGGCTCCCCGAGTGCCCAGGGGTCCCGGAGGGTGCTCGCCGGCCTCCAGGACGTGCACGGCGGCTTGCAGGGCTTCCTCGGTGGAGGCGAAGACTTGCTGGGCGCCCAGGGCCCCGGACACGCCGAGGAGCGTGGCGCAGAGGTCGGGCAGCAGCGCGGGGTCGTCGCCGCCGTGGTACAGGGCCAGGGCGTGCGCATAGGCGAAGAGCACGTTGGGCAGCTGGAAGCGAACGAGCGGCGAGGCAGGGCCGCGGGTCAGGCTGGCCAGCGAGGGCAGGTGGGTGGGCAGCGGGGGCGCAGGGGCCAAGGGGGCGTCTCGGAGCTGTGCGTCGGCCAAGGTGACGGGGGTGTCTTCAAGCTGTGCATCCCCCAAAGTGACGGGGTTGTCTCCAAGCTGCGCCTCGGCCCCGGTGATGGGGGTATCCGGGGCGGCTGCCGCAGGCTCCTGGGGGTCCCGGGTCGGTGCCAGCGCCGGGTCCTCTGCTGGGGCATCACCCAGTTCTTCTAGAAGCCGCCGCTCGGGCCCACGGCGCCGCCACCACCACGGGCGCCAGGGCGGGAGCAGCCGGCCGGCCTCGCCCCGGCTCAGCAGCCGCTCGAAGGCCGCCCGGTCGGCGGGGCCCAGGCGCCCCCAGAGCCCCGACAAGGCCCCGGGCCCCGGGCTGGGCCCCAGGCCCGCGTCCTCGGCCTCGTCCTCGGCCTCACGTTGCTCACGCAGCCGGCGCAGGGCGCAGGCCAGGCGGCTGGGCGAGGCGTGGAGGCCGCGGAGCTCGCCCAGCACCTGGTCCCGGTAGAAGGCCTCGGCGCAGCTGCCGTGCGCCCGGTAGCAGCGCAGCGAGCAGTAGGGCACGTTACAGCGCGGGCAGGTGTAGCGCGCCGGCTGCGGCTCCTCGGCCGCCGGGCAGAAGGCGCACGGCCCGGCCGGCTCCATGACAACTGGGCGCGCGCTTCTCGTCCACTTCCGGCGCTTCTCTTCGGTCACTTCCGCCTCCTGGCGCGCCGGAGGCGGCGCTCTAGGAAAATTCCACCGTGATCTCCGGCCACTTCCAGCCTCCAGCGGAGGCCGCGCCCCAGTCGCTGCCCGCTATTCCCAACTGGGCATGCGCAGAAGTTGGTGCAGGTCCAGCCCCGCTCCTTGTGGAGAGGCAGGCTGTGCTGGGACCAGATCGCCccctagtggtggtggtggtgctgctgctgccgccgccctTCTTCCTCCCCACTCTCTCCCACATCTGGGAAAATTCATCTGGACTCATCTTTGCTGGGACTGTTTGGGCAGATAGGAGAGGAGATGGGGACCCTTGTAGGGACCACAGGTAACTAGAAATCATCAAGAGTATTGGAATTGGCAGTCAAGGCGCTTGCTCAGCATGCGGCTCACTAGATTTTGTTTCCTTGCACCACATATGCTTGCCAAGCCTTGCACAAATAGGGTGACTTGGACCAGGAGAAAAATGAGGGGTTGGATCGGTAGCACTGTCGGTAGGGCGTtgaccttgcacaaggccgatcCGAGTTTGATGCACGGTTcccccctaagcctgctaggagtgaggaGCAGCCAAACCCTGATCgtctctgggtgtgtccccacctccaaaaaaaacaaacaaaccaaaaaaaaaaaaacgcaaaacGAATGGAAGTACAACCAAGATGTGAATGACAAATGTTGATTTCCCTTGTCAGGAAAAGTTAAAATCAACAGTTGTTTCAAAGGTCTAATTCAACTCCCACCTCCAAATCTTGACTTCATCTACCTACTGTCGAATCCTCCAAAATGCCACTTATTCAATGAGTTGTTCCATGTACCGTTAATATTTTGTTTCAGACAGTGGATGGAATCCCTGTCCCCACAATTAGCTCCACCTCCTTGAACTATGGCCTCACAGTGTTCTATCTACACAGAATCCCTTCCTCTTGGCCTTGGACTCTGATCCACAGTGGCCAGTTCTGTGGACTGCACTGGGGCTCATTTccccacacacccccaccccactgGAGCTCATTTTAGGTGTCATCCCTCCTTAAAAAGCAGTATCTGCCCACTATGTTCCCATTAACACTTGTTTTTTtcattaacacttttttttttccttttggtttttgggccacacccggcgatgctcaggggttactcctggctgtctgctcagaaatagctcctggcaggcacgggggaccatatgggacacagggattcgaaccaaccacctttggtcctggatctgctgcttgcgaggcaaacaccactgtgctatctctccgggccctcattaacactctttttttttttttttttggtttttgggccacacccggtaacgctcaggggttactcctggctatgtgctcagaagttgctcctggcttgggggaccatatgggacaccgggggatcgaaccgcggtccgtccgtcctaggctagcgcaggcaaggcaggcaccttacctttagcgccaccgcccggctaaAACACTCTTAAAGTCTCTTACTAGTCACTAGCTTTCCTAGGACAATCCCTGTGTCAGGGCTATTGCCTGGTGACAGGAAGCTGTTTTTTAGACACTAAACAGTCTAATCATAATGCAAACTCTGGAGATAACTTCACAAAAATGCAGTCCCTTCAGTCAAAGCCAAGGGTCCTTGGCTGGACTTCCCAACCAGCCCCACAAACCCAAGCTGAGGGATATCACCAGAGGTAGCCTTGAAAAAGTCCAATataaggagctatttctgagcagacaaccaggagtaacccctgagcaccaccaggtgtgacccccccccaaaaaaaaaaaacaaaacaaaaaaaaaaagaaaaagtccaatATAGCTTGATGCTTTATCAAGGATGGGgaacacggggccggagagatagcatggaggtaaggcatttgcctttcatgcaggaggtcatcggttcgaatcccggcgtcccggtcacccgtgcctgccaggaacaatttctgagcctggagccaggaataacacctgagcacaaccgggtgtgacccaaaaaccacaaaaaaaaaaaagatggggaacACACCTGATAGGCTCTTTTCTGCTTCAAGGAATGGGTAGGGAAGGGCTAGATTATTAGTAAAGTGggtagtgttgcaagtcagcccctgaagaggttgactgatggagggatggaggatgaggtctttccccttagctcagagcacgcatctgccaccctgtctagccgacagtTTTGAGGTGAAAAAGCGCCACTgtctgactcaaaaaccaaaagacaaaaattatctggagtgggctggaacaatagtatggTGGTtctggcatttgttttgcatgcaaggtttgatctctggcaccccaagtCCAGCCAGAATTTAACTCTGAATACAGCCCAGTGCCTTGTGTGACTTCTTCGccccaataatttttaatttttcaagttactcctttgagtcagagagatagcacaatggtagggcgtttgccttgcacacgtacaaccctggacagaccccaatatggacccccgagctaccaggatttctgagtgtaaagccaggagtaactcctgagtcctgccatgtgtgacctccaaaaccaaaaaataaagttactcCTTTGATTTTAACAAGTACTTGGGGGAAAATTACCATACTGTACAAGACTGGAAATTTCCCCAACACACATCTGGTCAGCAATTTCCTTAGAGAAGCCTTTTCTTGTAGCTTTCCACTTCTTCCCCCCACATCCAAGGGCCTCTACCTTTTTCTAACCCTGCACAAACAAGACACAACACGGAGTCAGCTGGGCT contains:
- the ZNHIT2 gene encoding zinc finger HIT domain-containing protein 2, which codes for MEPAGPCAFCPAAEEPQPARYTCPRCNVPYCSLRCYRAHGSCAEAFYRDQVLGELRGLHASPSRLACALRRLREQREAEDEAEDAGLGPSPGPGALSGLWGRLGPADRAAFERLLSRGEAGRLLPPWRPWWWRRRGPERRLLEELGDAPAEDPALAPTRDPQEPAAAAPDTPITGAEAQLGDNPVTLGDAQLEDTPVTLADAQLRDAPLAPAPPLPTHLPSLASLTRGPASPLVRFQLPNVLFAYAHALALYHGGDDPALLPDLCATLLGVSGALGAQQVFASTEEALQAAVHVLEAGEHPPGPLGTRGAMREAARILLGEGQATQKNYTLAALGHLARTLGQARKLAAATAAGEERDRLYRARKKCQFLLAWTNENEAALTPLALQCAQAHRTQVAAAQEVAALTGELERLWGGPMPPAPKTLIEELPG